The following coding sequences lie in one Capsicum annuum cultivar UCD-10X-F1 chromosome 5, UCD10Xv1.1, whole genome shotgun sequence genomic window:
- the LOC107853722 gene encoding UTP--glucose-1-phosphate uridylyltransferase: MSPDDSAKLENLKSAVATLNQISDNEKSGFLNLVTRYLSGEAQHVEWSKIQTPTDDVVVPYDNLAPLSEDPAETKKLLDKLVVLKLNGGLGTTMGCTGPKSVIEVRNGLTFLDLIVKQIEALNTKYGCTVPLLLMNSFNTHDDTSKIVEKYSNSNIEIHTFNQSQYPRLVIEDFAPLPCKGNAGKDGWNPPGHGDVFPSLMNSGKLDALLAKGKEYVFVANSDNLGAVVDLKILNHLVQNNNEYCMEVTPKTLADVKGGTLISYDGKVQLLEIAQVPDQHVNEFKSIEKFKIFNTNNLWVNLKAVKRLVEADALKMEIIPNPKEVDGTKVLQLETAAGAAIRFFDRAIGANVPRSRFLPVKASSDLLLVQSDLYTLTDDGYVIRNPARANPSNPSIELGPEFKKVASFLSRFNSIPSIIELDSLKVTGDVYFGAGITLKGNVTINAKSGEKLEIPDGAVIANKDVNGPADI, translated from the exons ATGTCTCCTGATGATTCCGCAAAACTCGAAAATCTCAAATCTGCTGTTGCAACTCTTAATCAAATCAg TGATAATGAGAAATCTGGATTTCTTAACCTTGTCACTCGCTATCTAAG TGGTGAGGCACAACATGTCGAGTGGAGTAAGATCCAGACGCCAACTGATGATGTGGTGGTGCCTTATGACAACTTAGCACCTCTCTCCGAAG ATCCCGCGGAAACGAAGAAGCTCTTAGATAAACTTGTTGTCCTGAAGCTCAATGGAGGCTTGGGAACGACAATGGGGTGCACCGGTCCAAA ATCAGTTATTGAAGTTCGCAATGGTTTGACATTCCTCGACTTGATTGTCAAACAAATTGAG GCTCTCAATACCAAGTATGGATGCACTGTTCCTCTGCTCTTGATGAATTCATTCAACACACATGATGATACATCAAAG ATTGTAGAAAAATATTCAAACTCAAACATTGAGATTCACACATTCAATCAG AGCCAGTATCCTCGTCTGGTTATTGAAGACTTTGCTCCACTTCCTTGCAAAGGCAATGCTGGCAAAGATGGATG GAACCCCCCAGGTCATGGTGACGTTTTTCCTTCTTTGATGAATAGTGGCAAGCTTGATGCCCTTTTAGCAAAG GGAAAGGAATATGTCTTTGTTGCCAATTCAGATAACTTGGGCGCTGTGGTTGATTTGA AAATCCTAAATCATTTGGTCCAGAACAATAACGAGTACTGCATGGAG GTGACACCAAAAACATTAGCTGATGTCAAAGGTGGCACCCTAATTTCATACGACGGAAAAGTACAA CTTTTGGAAATAGCTCAAGTTCCTGATCAACAT GTCAATGAATTTAAGTCAATAGAAAAGTTCAAGATTTTTAACACCAACAACTT GTGGGTGAATCTAAAAGCTGTTAAGAGACTTGTAGAAGCTGATGCACTCAAGATGGAGATAATTCCAAACCCCAAG GAAGTAGACGGGACTAAGGTTCTTCAACTTGAAACTGCTGCTGGTGCTGCCATTAGG TTCTTTGATCGGGCTATTGGAGCTAATGTTCCTCGATCTCGTTTCCTTCCAGTGAAAGCATCTTCAGATCTACTTCTTGTCCAG TCTGATCTTTACACCTTGACTGATGATGGCTATGTCATTCGCAATCCAGCCAGGGCTAATCCTTCTAACCCTTCTATTGAGTTGGGGCCTGAATTCAAGAAG GTTGCTAGCTTCTTAAGTCGTTTTAATTCGATTCCCAGCATTATTGAGCTGGATAGCTTGAAGGTTACTGGTGATGTATATTTTGGAGCTGGCATTACTCTGAAG GGGAACGTGACTATCAATGCTAAATCCGGAGAGAAGTTAGAAATTCCAGATGGAGCTGTCATTGCAAATAAG GATGTCAATGGTCCTGCGGACATATAG